Proteins encoded within one genomic window of Gallus gallus isolate bGalGal1 chromosome 1, bGalGal1.mat.broiler.GRCg7b, whole genome shotgun sequence:
- the KEL gene encoding kell blood group glycoprotein isoform X2 produces MKAVAETCDQELGTGTKKERCLQERSLLLCALLLSTLLGFALLITYIMMTCALGSCDVEPSLALLARRLLSSRNDTVDPCEDFYKYACGRWDGKHSSTEVSRNIFDMLLEENQLILKRLLEAPHFEIRGSAKEKAIQFYRSCMDTQKIESQGNQLLKDLINQVGGWNITGKGKAKDFNETLQILMGRYNTFPFFRVHVGPSPFDPKTNVIQIDHPEFEMPAESKFKKKNYLEVLRVYLSYLEKLGDLLGGPQDGPPHSFSLTLSFISNLQRVVTPLQERRQRRMLFFHTTIRELQEKAPAIDWLSCLQAVFHPMPMNLSQEIAVHDMDYLRNMSQLIEIWHKERVPHIYMIVCLVGNLSPALDSRFQDARQELSKILHGKMESKLSPDERWRKCLTDTSSFFEPVLGQMIVKEIFPQQNKKLAEQMFSEIQDTLCGQLDQVEWMDEQTRQEAKVLVSKLQVEIGYPTYILQTAKVNLEYQNVEINEDTFFLNVVACLKRMRENAFSKLLQHHSQDIWQVVPWAVHSYYSLRHHMVVFPAGMFRSPFFHVQFPSAVNFGAIGVFMAHELLHAFYSYMLPGGCPTCNSSVLQKSIDCFVEQYESFGFKINGTFTLLENTADTGGLAIAYQAYKNWLKKHKQEEYLPKIGLSHDQLFYLSFAHVMISRVVMQCVDTRILRIYSLPWIQIHIVPCHFVSMGLSAITRTL; encoded by the exons accTGTGACCAGGAGCTGGGAACAGGTACAAAGAAAGAACGATGTCTTCAGGAGAGAAGCCTACTTCTGTGTGCGCTTCTTCTCAGTACTCTCCTTGGTTTTGCATTACTCATCACCTACATCATGATGACTTGTGCTCTAG GATCATGTGATGTTGAACCGAGTCTTGCACTCCTGGCCAGACGACTCCTGAGTTCTAGGAATGACACTGTAGACCCCTGTGAGGATTTCTACAAATATGCTTGTGGCCGCTGGGATGGCAAACACTCAAGCACAGAAGTATCACGAAACATCTTTGATATGTTGTTGGAAGAAAACCAGCTGATATTGAAAAGACTTTTAG aggCCCCACACTTTGAGATAAGAGGCTCAGCTAAGGAAAAAGCAATCCAGTTCTATCGTTCCTGCATGGACACCCAAAAGATAGAATCCCAAGGAAATCAACTATTGAAGGACCTCATAAATCAG GTTGGTGGATGGAACATCACaggcaaagggaaagcaaaagatTTTAATGAAACCCTTCAGATTCTCATGGGCAGATACAacacttttccctttttcagagTGCATGTGGGACCTAGTCCTTTTGATCCTAAGACCAATGTAATTCAG ATTGACCATCCTGAGTTTGAGATGCCAGCTGAAAGtaaattcaaaaagaaaaattatcttGAG GTTCTCCGTGTGTATCTCTCATATTTGGAGAAACTAGGAGACCTACTTGGAGGTCCACAAGATGGTCCTCCTCATTCCTTTTCCCTTACCTTGTCCTTCATCTCCAATCTCCAGCGTGTTGTCACCCCACTACAGGAAAGACGGCAGAGGAGGATGTTGTTCTTTCACACTACCATTAGGGAATTACAG gAAAAAGCACCTGCTATTGACTGGTTGTCATGCCTCCAGGCTGTCTTCCATCCTATGCCAATGAATCTCTCTCAGGAAATTGCAGTGCATGATATGGATTACTTAAGAAACATGTCACAGCTCATTGAGATATGGCACAAGGAAAG GGTCCCACATATCTATATGATTGTTTGTCTGGTTGGGAATCTCTCCCCTGCCCTTGATAGTCGATTCCAAGATGCACGCCAGGAGCTATCTAAGATTCTTCATGGGAAAATGGAATCTAAATTG AGCCCAGATGAGCGCTGGAGGAAGTGTTTGACTGATACCAGTTCTTTCTTTGAGCCAGTCCTAGGGCAGATGATTGTGAAAGAAATTTTCCCTCAGCAGAACAAGAAACTT GCTGAGCAGATGTTCTCTGAGATCCAAGATACCCTCTGTGGTCAACTGGATCAGGTGGAGTGGATGGATGAACAAACTCGCCAAGAAGCTAAAGTCTTG GTGTCCAAACTACAAGTGGAAATTGGCTATCCAACTTACATACTCCAGACTGCCAAAGTGAACCTGGAATACCAGAAC GTAGAGATAAATGAAGAcacttttttcctaaatgtgGTGGCTTGCTTGAAGAGGATGAGGGAGAATGCATTCTCAAAGCTCCTTCAGCATCATTCACAAGATAT cTGGCAGGTGGTCCCCTGGGCTGTCCATTCATACTACTCACTAAGGCACCACATGGTGGTCTTTCCTGCTGGAATGTTCCGCAGCCCTTTTTTCCATGTGCAGTTTCCCAG tgctgtgaacTTTGGAGCCATTGGGGTCTTCATGGCACATGAACTTCTTCACGCGTTTTATAGTTACA tGCTTCCTGGTGGCTGTCCTACATGCAACAGCAGTGTGCTACAGAAATCTATAGATTGCTTTGTAGAACAGTATGAAAGTTTTGGCTTTAAGATCAATGGTACTTTCACGCTGTTGGAGAATACAGCAGACACCGGAGGGCTTGCCATTGCTTACCAG GCCTACAAGAATTGGCTGAAAAAGCATAAACAAGAGGAATATTTACCGAAGATTGGACTTTCACATGACCAGCTTTTCTACCTCAGTTTTGCTCATGTAATGATTTCTAGGGTAGTCAT GCAATGTGTGGACACCAGGATCCTGAGGATTTACAGTCTTCCTTGGATACAGATCCACATAGTCCCCTGCCACTTCGTGTCTATGGGCCTGTCAGCAATAACCAGGACTTTGTAA
- the KEL gene encoding kell blood group glycoprotein isoform X1, protein MKAVAETCDQELGTGTKKERCLQERSLLLCALLLSTLLGFALLITYIMMTCALGSCDVEPSLALLARRLLSSRNDTVDPCEDFYKYACGRWDGKHSSTEVSRNIFDMLLEENQLILKRLLEAPHFEIRGSAKEKAIQFYRSCMDTQKIESQGNQLLKDLINQVGGWNITGKGKAKDFNETLQILMGRYNTFPFFRVHVGPSPFDPKTNVIQIDHPEFEMPAESKFKKKNYLEVLRVYLSYLEKLGDLLGGPQDGPPHSFSLTLSFISNLQRVVTPLQERRQRRMLFFHTTIRELQEKAPAIDWLSCLQAVFHPMPMNLSQEIAVHDMDYLRNMSQLIEIWHKERVPHIYMIVCLVGNLSPALDSRFQDARQELSKILHGKMESKLSPDERWRKCLTDTSSFFEPVLGQMIVKEIFPQQNKKLAEQMFSEIQDTLCGQLDQVEWMDEQTRQEAKVLVSKLQVEIGYPTYILQTAKVNLEYQNVEINEDTFFLNVVACLKRMRENAFSKLLQHHSQDIWQVVPWAVHSYYSLRHHMVVFPAGMFRSPFFHVQFPSAVNFGAIGVFMAHELLHAFYSYMLPGGCPTCNSSVLQKSIDCFVEQYESFGFKINGTFTLLENTADTGGLAIAYQAYKNWLKKHKQEEYLPKIGLSHDQLFYLSFAHAMCGHQDPEDLQSSLDTDPHSPLPLRVYGPVSNNQDFVKHFHCPRRSPMNPDSKCHIW, encoded by the exons accTGTGACCAGGAGCTGGGAACAGGTACAAAGAAAGAACGATGTCTTCAGGAGAGAAGCCTACTTCTGTGTGCGCTTCTTCTCAGTACTCTCCTTGGTTTTGCATTACTCATCACCTACATCATGATGACTTGTGCTCTAG GATCATGTGATGTTGAACCGAGTCTTGCACTCCTGGCCAGACGACTCCTGAGTTCTAGGAATGACACTGTAGACCCCTGTGAGGATTTCTACAAATATGCTTGTGGCCGCTGGGATGGCAAACACTCAAGCACAGAAGTATCACGAAACATCTTTGATATGTTGTTGGAAGAAAACCAGCTGATATTGAAAAGACTTTTAG aggCCCCACACTTTGAGATAAGAGGCTCAGCTAAGGAAAAAGCAATCCAGTTCTATCGTTCCTGCATGGACACCCAAAAGATAGAATCCCAAGGAAATCAACTATTGAAGGACCTCATAAATCAG GTTGGTGGATGGAACATCACaggcaaagggaaagcaaaagatTTTAATGAAACCCTTCAGATTCTCATGGGCAGATACAacacttttccctttttcagagTGCATGTGGGACCTAGTCCTTTTGATCCTAAGACCAATGTAATTCAG ATTGACCATCCTGAGTTTGAGATGCCAGCTGAAAGtaaattcaaaaagaaaaattatcttGAG GTTCTCCGTGTGTATCTCTCATATTTGGAGAAACTAGGAGACCTACTTGGAGGTCCACAAGATGGTCCTCCTCATTCCTTTTCCCTTACCTTGTCCTTCATCTCCAATCTCCAGCGTGTTGTCACCCCACTACAGGAAAGACGGCAGAGGAGGATGTTGTTCTTTCACACTACCATTAGGGAATTACAG gAAAAAGCACCTGCTATTGACTGGTTGTCATGCCTCCAGGCTGTCTTCCATCCTATGCCAATGAATCTCTCTCAGGAAATTGCAGTGCATGATATGGATTACTTAAGAAACATGTCACAGCTCATTGAGATATGGCACAAGGAAAG GGTCCCACATATCTATATGATTGTTTGTCTGGTTGGGAATCTCTCCCCTGCCCTTGATAGTCGATTCCAAGATGCACGCCAGGAGCTATCTAAGATTCTTCATGGGAAAATGGAATCTAAATTG AGCCCAGATGAGCGCTGGAGGAAGTGTTTGACTGATACCAGTTCTTTCTTTGAGCCAGTCCTAGGGCAGATGATTGTGAAAGAAATTTTCCCTCAGCAGAACAAGAAACTT GCTGAGCAGATGTTCTCTGAGATCCAAGATACCCTCTGTGGTCAACTGGATCAGGTGGAGTGGATGGATGAACAAACTCGCCAAGAAGCTAAAGTCTTG GTGTCCAAACTACAAGTGGAAATTGGCTATCCAACTTACATACTCCAGACTGCCAAAGTGAACCTGGAATACCAGAAC GTAGAGATAAATGAAGAcacttttttcctaaatgtgGTGGCTTGCTTGAAGAGGATGAGGGAGAATGCATTCTCAAAGCTCCTTCAGCATCATTCACAAGATAT cTGGCAGGTGGTCCCCTGGGCTGTCCATTCATACTACTCACTAAGGCACCACATGGTGGTCTTTCCTGCTGGAATGTTCCGCAGCCCTTTTTTCCATGTGCAGTTTCCCAG tgctgtgaacTTTGGAGCCATTGGGGTCTTCATGGCACATGAACTTCTTCACGCGTTTTATAGTTACA tGCTTCCTGGTGGCTGTCCTACATGCAACAGCAGTGTGCTACAGAAATCTATAGATTGCTTTGTAGAACAGTATGAAAGTTTTGGCTTTAAGATCAATGGTACTTTCACGCTGTTGGAGAATACAGCAGACACCGGAGGGCTTGCCATTGCTTACCAG GCCTACAAGAATTGGCTGAAAAAGCATAAACAAGAGGAATATTTACCGAAGATTGGACTTTCACATGACCAGCTTTTCTACCTCAGTTTTGCTCAT GCAATGTGTGGACACCAGGATCCTGAGGATTTACAGTCTTCCTTGGATACAGATCCACATAGTCCCCTGCCACTTCGTGTCTATGGGCCTGTCAGCAATAACCAGGACTTTGTAAAACACTTCCACTGCCCCCGTAGATCACCAATGAATCCAGACAGCAAGTGCCACATCTGGTAA
- the KEL gene encoding kell blood group glycoprotein isoform X3: MTFEYLQGDRPQKFSGQHMPVVGGWNITGKGKAKDFNETLQILMGRYNTFPFFRVHVGPSPFDPKTNVIQIDHPEFEMPAESKFKKKNYLEVLRVYLSYLEKLGDLLGGPQDGPPHSFSLTLSFISNLQRVVTPLQERRQRRMLFFHTTIRELQEKAPAIDWLSCLQAVFHPMPMNLSQEIAVHDMDYLRNMSQLIEIWHKERVPHIYMIVCLVGNLSPALDSRFQDARQELSKILHGKMESKLSPDERWRKCLTDTSSFFEPVLGQMIVKEIFPQQNKKLAEQMFSEIQDTLCGQLDQVEWMDEQTRQEAKVLVSKLQVEIGYPTYILQTAKVNLEYQNVEINEDTFFLNVVACLKRMRENAFSKLLQHHSQDIWQVVPWAVHSYYSLRHHMVVFPAGMFRSPFFHVQFPSAVNFGAIGVFMAHELLHAFYSYMLPGGCPTCNSSVLQKSIDCFVEQYESFGFKINGTFTLLENTADTGGLAIAYQAYKNWLKKHKQEEYLPKIGLSHDQLFYLSFAHAMCGHQDPEDLQSSLDTDPHSPLPLRVYGPVSNNQDFVKHFHCPRRSPMNPDSKCHIW, translated from the exons atgacttttgaatatctccaaggagaCAGACCCCAGAAGTTCTCTGGGCAACATATGCCAGTG GTTGGTGGATGGAACATCACaggcaaagggaaagcaaaagatTTTAATGAAACCCTTCAGATTCTCATGGGCAGATACAacacttttccctttttcagagTGCATGTGGGACCTAGTCCTTTTGATCCTAAGACCAATGTAATTCAG ATTGACCATCCTGAGTTTGAGATGCCAGCTGAAAGtaaattcaaaaagaaaaattatcttGAG GTTCTCCGTGTGTATCTCTCATATTTGGAGAAACTAGGAGACCTACTTGGAGGTCCACAAGATGGTCCTCCTCATTCCTTTTCCCTTACCTTGTCCTTCATCTCCAATCTCCAGCGTGTTGTCACCCCACTACAGGAAAGACGGCAGAGGAGGATGTTGTTCTTTCACACTACCATTAGGGAATTACAG gAAAAAGCACCTGCTATTGACTGGTTGTCATGCCTCCAGGCTGTCTTCCATCCTATGCCAATGAATCTCTCTCAGGAAATTGCAGTGCATGATATGGATTACTTAAGAAACATGTCACAGCTCATTGAGATATGGCACAAGGAAAG GGTCCCACATATCTATATGATTGTTTGTCTGGTTGGGAATCTCTCCCCTGCCCTTGATAGTCGATTCCAAGATGCACGCCAGGAGCTATCTAAGATTCTTCATGGGAAAATGGAATCTAAATTG AGCCCAGATGAGCGCTGGAGGAAGTGTTTGACTGATACCAGTTCTTTCTTTGAGCCAGTCCTAGGGCAGATGATTGTGAAAGAAATTTTCCCTCAGCAGAACAAGAAACTT GCTGAGCAGATGTTCTCTGAGATCCAAGATACCCTCTGTGGTCAACTGGATCAGGTGGAGTGGATGGATGAACAAACTCGCCAAGAAGCTAAAGTCTTG GTGTCCAAACTACAAGTGGAAATTGGCTATCCAACTTACATACTCCAGACTGCCAAAGTGAACCTGGAATACCAGAAC GTAGAGATAAATGAAGAcacttttttcctaaatgtgGTGGCTTGCTTGAAGAGGATGAGGGAGAATGCATTCTCAAAGCTCCTTCAGCATCATTCACAAGATAT cTGGCAGGTGGTCCCCTGGGCTGTCCATTCATACTACTCACTAAGGCACCACATGGTGGTCTTTCCTGCTGGAATGTTCCGCAGCCCTTTTTTCCATGTGCAGTTTCCCAG tgctgtgaacTTTGGAGCCATTGGGGTCTTCATGGCACATGAACTTCTTCACGCGTTTTATAGTTACA tGCTTCCTGGTGGCTGTCCTACATGCAACAGCAGTGTGCTACAGAAATCTATAGATTGCTTTGTAGAACAGTATGAAAGTTTTGGCTTTAAGATCAATGGTACTTTCACGCTGTTGGAGAATACAGCAGACACCGGAGGGCTTGCCATTGCTTACCAG GCCTACAAGAATTGGCTGAAAAAGCATAAACAAGAGGAATATTTACCGAAGATTGGACTTTCACATGACCAGCTTTTCTACCTCAGTTTTGCTCAT GCAATGTGTGGACACCAGGATCCTGAGGATTTACAGTCTTCCTTGGATACAGATCCACATAGTCCCCTGCCACTTCGTGTCTATGGGCCTGTCAGCAATAACCAGGACTTTGTAAAACACTTCCACTGCCCCCGTAGATCACCAATGAATCCAGACAGCAAGTGCCACATCTGGTAA